The following proteins come from a genomic window of Nitrosopumilus sp.:
- a CDS encoding AbrB/MazE/SpoVT family DNA-binding domain-containing protein: MSTISHKFQVTIPKEVRRSQKWSEGDKIVFVIENDRIYLKTSVEL; encoded by the coding sequence ATGAGTACCATCAGCCACAAATTTCAAGTAACAATTCCTAAGGAAGTCAGAAGATCACAGAAATGGAGTGAAGGCGACAAAATTGTATTTGTCATAGAAAATGACAGAATTTATCTCAAGACCAGTGTGGAATTGTAG